From Rhinolophus sinicus isolate RSC01 linkage group LG15, ASM3656204v1, whole genome shotgun sequence, the proteins below share one genomic window:
- the CTDNEP1 gene encoding CTD nuclear envelope phosphatase 1 isoform X1, translating to MMRTQCLLGLRTFVAFAAKLWSFFIYLLRRQIRTVIQYQTVRYDILPLSPVSRNRLGQVKRKILVLDLDETLIHSHHDGVLRPTVRPGTPPDFILKVVIDKHPVRFFVHKRPHVDFFLEVVSQWYELVVFTASMEIYGSAVADKLDNSRSILKRRYYRQHCTLELGSYIKDLSVVHSDLSSIVILDNSPGAYRSHPDNAIPIKSWFSDPSDTALLNLLPMLDALRFTADVRSVLSRNLHQHRLW from the exons ATGATGCGGACGCAGTGTCTGCTGGGGCTGCGCACGTTCGTGGCCTTCGCCGCCAAGCTGTGGAGCTTCTTCATTTACCTTTTGCGGAGGCAGATCCGCACG GTAATTCAGTACCAAACTGTTCGATATGATATCCTTCCCTTATCTCCTGTGTCCCGGAATCGGCTAG GCCAGGTGAAGAGGAAGATCCTGGTGCTGGATCTGGATGAGACACTTATTCACTCCCATCATGATGGGGTCCTGAGGCCCACAGTCCGGCCTGGAACACCTCCTGATTTCATCCTCAAG GTGGTAATAGATAAACATCCTGTCCGGTTTTTTGTACATAAGAGGCCCCATGTGGATTTCTTCTTAGAAGTG GTGAGCCAGTGGTACGAGCTGGTAGTATTCACAGCAAGCATGGAGATTTATGGCTCTGCTGTGGCAGATAAACTGGACAATAGCAGAAGCATTCTCAAGAGGAGATACTACAGACAG CACTGCACTTTGGAATTGGGCAGCTACATCAAGGACCTCTCTGTGGTCCACAGTGACCTCTCCAGCATTGTGATCCTGGATAACTCCCCAGGGGCTTACAGGAGCCATCCAG ACAATGCCATCCCCATCAAATCCTGGTTCAGTGACCCCAGCGACACCGCCCTTCTCAACCTGCTTCCAATGCTGGATGCCCTCAG GTTCACCGCTGATGTTCGTTCTGTGCTGAGTCGAAACCTTCACCAACATAGGCTCTGGTGA
- the CTDNEP1 gene encoding CTD nuclear envelope phosphatase 1 isoform X2, with product MMRTQCLLGLRTFVAFAAKLWSFFIYLLRRQIRTVIQYQTVRYDILPLSPVSRNRLGQVKRKILVLDLDETLIHSHHDGVLRPTVRPGTPPDFILKVSQWYELVVFTASMEIYGSAVADKLDNSRSILKRRYYRQHCTLELGSYIKDLSVVHSDLSSIVILDNSPGAYRSHPDNAIPIKSWFSDPSDTALLNLLPMLDALRFTADVRSVLSRNLHQHRLW from the exons ATGATGCGGACGCAGTGTCTGCTGGGGCTGCGCACGTTCGTGGCCTTCGCCGCCAAGCTGTGGAGCTTCTTCATTTACCTTTTGCGGAGGCAGATCCGCACG GTAATTCAGTACCAAACTGTTCGATATGATATCCTTCCCTTATCTCCTGTGTCCCGGAATCGGCTAG GCCAGGTGAAGAGGAAGATCCTGGTGCTGGATCTGGATGAGACACTTATTCACTCCCATCATGATGGGGTCCTGAGGCCCACAGTCCGGCCTGGAACACCTCCTGATTTCATCCTCAAG GTGAGCCAGTGGTACGAGCTGGTAGTATTCACAGCAAGCATGGAGATTTATGGCTCTGCTGTGGCAGATAAACTGGACAATAGCAGAAGCATTCTCAAGAGGAGATACTACAGACAG CACTGCACTTTGGAATTGGGCAGCTACATCAAGGACCTCTCTGTGGTCCACAGTGACCTCTCCAGCATTGTGATCCTGGATAACTCCCCAGGGGCTTACAGGAGCCATCCAG ACAATGCCATCCCCATCAAATCCTGGTTCAGTGACCCCAGCGACACCGCCCTTCTCAACCTGCTTCCAATGCTGGATGCCCTCAG GTTCACCGCTGATGTTCGTTCTGTGCTGAGTCGAAACCTTCACCAACATAGGCTCTGGTGA